Genomic segment of Populus nigra chromosome 14, ddPopNigr1.1, whole genome shotgun sequence:
cctccatttgctagcgggaatgccttgttgttttccatgcgtgctccaaccagaaagcattccataagctggaaaatcattggtagtccacatcaaagccgccctcataaggaaattttgtttcctcaatatatcataagtcagagctccggaggaccacaactgcgccaactcatcaatcaacggtcgaagacaaacatctatattccgccccgggctGCTTGGACCGAGTATGacaatagataaaaacatgaactccggcctcatacacattcccggtgacaagttataaactgtgagtatgaccggccaacaagaataaggagcagcaaatgacccaaattggttgaatccgtctgtacacaacccaagacgcacattccttgattcagctgaaaagtgaggatgaacactgttaaagaGTTTCCACACTTCACCTTCAGaagatgaaccatcactccatcaaccgcatggtgtgcttggtgccatgtcatgtgctcagtagtccttggtgacatgaataacctctgcagtctaggtgtgatcgggaagtatctaaattttttatatgccactagagtctttcccctgcaagttctaggtttgtaacgggaatgcccgcatgtcatgcactcggtcatctcagcattttcaaggtagtataacatgcagaagttagggcacatgtcaattttctggtattctaaaccgaggggtttcatcatggacttcgcagcatagaagttctctttcagcctgttccctttaggtaaaatgcttcttgcccattcaataatcttgtcatacccggcctcactcaacccgtgatctgacttgatggtgaacacctatgctacggtcgataatttactgtggttcgtgcagccatcccataatagttcgtcagaatctttcaacaaatcaaaaaacctaaatgcatctacattaggttcttcttctatgattggacattgactgacattaccttgattcattctcactgcatccataaccatatttctgtaaggattagtgttgtcatttgccgcttcatgcacgttgctagcactagaagtagacccaaccactgtttcttccattctcctctcactctcactaacaaatacttctccatgtgcataccaacactggtaattctccataaaccctttgtgtagaagatgcatcattacaacatctggatgcagatactttttattttgacacttcctgcatggacacctaataccgcctccaataaaatttctaagaatagatgttgcgaaattaataaaaccctgaaccccgttacaataatccatcctccgcaatccttggggtgaatctcgatacatccatgaacgatcatccatgatttatatcgaacctctataaaattatgatgacataatgtattaattaactaagttaggtaaataaacttgcaaaaatattactttacctcgagattatccaacaaaccaatcacaacttctcataaatattaattatccattatcatttatcaacgtccatacaaattaaaatatataaatttacagaaattaattaccactccgcaataccattgacaaaactttaaacggacccattaaggaagctattaattatttcaaaacagcacatgtacttcggtagttccataaagttttaacaatttacaaacaaatacaatcttacaaaatctaaaacacacCATAACAAgtatagaattatacattcatatactacaagtttgtttgagaaataacaataaaacatgtacatttactaacaaaatacatatactaaaaaaacgataaaattgacatttaattaaatgttaaaatttaaaaagaaataattacttacaaaaattgataaaatccttcggtaaatcagaacacggatgctgtgaccacaaaacttcaaaaaatataacttgttgtgctaatatgagggagatttttgtttgggggggaggggggttggttgtttgcagatggggatagttgggattaggaagaagaaggagaaataggggaggagagggtcggtgGAGtggacatatattaacttttatcGACGGTTTCATCGACAGAGTGTCCGTCGATGAAACCATCGATGATTCTGACGGAACAATCGACACGTCACCGCACGaatctgccatttcaaatccgtTGGTGATTTTGTCGGTAATATAAACGGTGGTCGTTGTACGGGCTGTCTTtttgaatccgtcggtgattccgtctaaaaaaataacccgccaaagcctccacgtcagcgacccTTTTTTTTACGATGGaaacttttccgtccgtaattcagtcgataactaccgacggaaagtgtccgtcggtagttaccgactgaattacggacggaatattgtccgtcggtaatttcgacctcaaattatcgacagaaatattccgtcggtaaatccgttgctatttaacgaatttctggtagtgacaTTACAAATCCATGAATCCATTAGATGcaatttctaataatattattgctaaaattatcaaaaacaattCCAATAACCATCAGAATATAACACTATAAGAGTAAGAAAAGTAATctaaatctaattattttttagcatttacCTTCAATTTTAACGTTTAacaatatcacaaaaaaaaaatcacagtaaaaaattagataaactGTGCACAAGCACGCTGTTATTAGTTAGCAGTGGTCGTTGCTAAGAAAGGTATGTGAAATGATAGAATTGATCTGATATGGTTTTGTGACTAATGACCTAATTGGCAATGGCGTCATGCCACATCAGGCTAAAAGTCATCACCGAGACGCGTGGACTAGGtctactgatttttttttctgtcaatgCCCCGGCATTACTGGACCCATCTTATGTGAATATTTGATTAACTCGCAATTAGCAAATAACTAGACAAGCAAACGCTAGGACTGCAAATAACTAGAcagtaataaattattttcagaccatcaagttaaattattaaataatttaatattaaaaaataaaaaataaatcaactcgagttaatccACTAACTCTACGACCATAAGCatagagaaaatgaagaaaaaaacacaaagactTAATAAatcattgaagaataaaattgaaaaaaataacctaaaaaaattaactcatgtTAACCTTCAAAGTCTGGAACGCTGGTCATGAGCTTATGACTAACTCAATAGAAagcaaaccttaaaaaataatgacgtaaaattctaaattaacaaaatgttaaggaataaaattagaaaaaaagaagcaataaaaaaagaattcaaaacaaaaaaaaaagaattaaaagaatgagaactaaatttgatataagaataatttgaaatcaaatattgagggatgaaaataaaaacaacattcaataagaaaaatgataaaaacaaataaataatagtaaaaaaaataaggatcaaattcgatataaaattaaatgaaaccaaTTGAtgaggaaaaattaaagaaaataaatcaataaaaaaacaaaataaatagcaatcaaaagaatgatcaaattagatataaaaaaacaaataaaatgaaacctttatattttgacaaagagaaaaggagggagaagaagaaataaatctaTTGGAGCAAATTATTGCACGTGAGACTACTGAATAGAGGATGGGGAGACACTTCCATCTTTGCCATGAAAACCGGTGTTTGAAGGGTAGATAAGGCCTTAAACATTGCCTAAAAAGTAGGGGTATGTCTAACACTCACACCaaccactttttatttttaactaatatctaaatttatcaaaataccaAATCGCTTCCAAGTCAATTTGATAATtactaaaaaactattataaaatgaccaaaaagcacttgaatgatagtttgaaatttttttcttttaaaggtaatttagtttttatattatacttttaaaatgtaaaaaagatcaaattatccttgattaatatttttagaaaaaaaattttaagggtgataaattttttaaaatatgcatTTAAAAGGTTAAAAGACTGAATTAtcccataagaaaaaaaaaaccgttttACTTCAAATAgcaagttaattgatttttttgttggaaggggaaaaaataattacactATTATAGTGAACATggctttcaatttattttttatttaaagggtCCTTTGTCTCAATTCTGATGAAAAAAGTTAGTATTttctacttttaaaaatattataagtttttatttcaattatgaatgttataataattaaaaaatatatatgatataggTGTAATgctattatagaaaaaatataaaataaattacctaCCTTTTTATCTtctactaacaaaaaaaaatagtttttttgaaaTAGATTTATGcttgttctattttttaatagatgTACTTATGGGAGCACGAAGTAAGCAGcaataaatttgaaacaaaattagTGAGATCACCTTTATTCAATTAACAAGACCgggtcacacacacacacacacacacacacacacacacacttgcaGTCAACAATAAtgatttccaattttatttaaacCGAATGATCTACACGAGACAGAATCCAGACGTGATAGTTTTCCTAATGATTGCATGGAGAAAACCAAGGACGAGCAGTGATTAGGAACAAGGAAAATTTCAACAGACAAAAgaaactcatatatatatatatatatagacacacactcTCACCTCTTGCGTATGAAAATGTAGAATAGCAATAGAGCATAATGTTGCTGACTATAAAAGCAAAGAGTAGAGCAACCGTGACATACATTAAAATCCAAATATTTGATCTGCGTTGAGGTTTAGCAAGCTGACACAGAAAGAAATAAATGTTTGTGCCTAGCTATATGTAGGCCAACCAAAAATAGATATAGTTTCTAGAGAGAATTAAGGTTCAGCTTGAGGACAACAAGGTCAAGACAATAAAAGGCCAAGTAGTACGTGGTTGTGGTGCAATCATAATGAACCGGCTTGGCTATgaattttgactaaaaaaagagCAAGTCACAAGCGGGAGTAAGATTTGAGGTTGTGACATGGGAGGAGAGCCTAGCTATATATGGTTGGGCCATCTTGAGAAATGGCCTAGCTAGTTTGGTGCATATATGGTGTATGGAATGAATGgatttgctatatatatatatatatatatatatatatatatatatatatataaactaaactaTCATGTGGAAGTGGGGAAAAAGTGATCAAAGAGCACGCCCTAGATTTTTATATTACAAAAGAGCATTAGTTATAATTAAATGGAAGTTGATTTATGTTACACAGTgtagaaaaggaaaaagtggGGTGGAATTTTGGCAGAGATTGAAGAGGGATTAGGAGGCAAGGAATGTGAATAGGATGGGTTGGAGGGATGATAGTGGGTTTGATAATGATGATGCACGCCGGCAGCTTTACTCATTTATCTTCCCCAAATCCATTTGGCACGCCTGCCCCCACTAAAACCTTTAACAatattctcttctctctttcaatCTTTCTCATAGACAATGAAAAGCTAATCCACTAACCCATTTGGTGATCTAGCTAGACCTTgctatctttctcttttttaatctttttgtcaGATACCATTTCTATTTCTCAACACCAGTAGCTCTTTCATGCCAACTTCCCAAGTTCTTACAGAGAAAACCTGTGTTAGTCATATCTCTCATGagttgattaaaaaagaaaaggaacaagacTGGGCTAGCTAGCTAGATAAAAGAATATCCCAAACCCCACCCAATTTGATTCACATCGactacagaaaaagaaaagcacatttaaacatgtatgtatgtacatatatgtatatatataaatatccaaCTTCAAGATCCTCTCTTTTATCATTCTCTACCCCGATATTCCCACAGTTAAAAACACTAACACCCATCCCCTTACCTTCACTCCAAGCCATCCCCAACAAACTCCATCCGAATTCTATTGATGTGGGTCTCTGGATTTTGGTTAAATGGATACCTTGTTTAGGCTAGTTAGTCTCCAACAACAATCTGAACAATCTTTCAACTCTACTAGCAGAACCTCTAGTAGCTCTAGATCATCAAGACAAAACAacaaccaccaccatcatcactATCAACAAGAAGACGAAGAATGCTTCAACTTTTTCATGGATGAGGAAGActtctcttcatcttcttctaagCACTACTATCCTCcttatcaccaccaccaccaacaacaacaacatcaacACCAAACCACTACCACCACTCCTACCACTACTACCACCAACACTAGCACCCCTTCTACTCACCATGTCCTTGATTCCGCTGACTTCTCTTTCTCCCCTTCTCATGACCTAAACTTTGAATTTTCCGGCAAGTGGGTCACCGATATCCTCCTTGAATCTGCACATGCCATCGCGGATAAAAACAGCACTCGTCTCCAGCAATTGATGTGGATGCTTAATGAGCTTGGTTCACCTTATGGTGACACAGAGCAAAAACTTGCTTCTTATTTTCTCCAAGCTTTGTTTAGCCGCATGAACGACTCCGGCGACAGATGTTACCGTACTTTAGCTTCAGCATCAGAGAAAACTTGCTCTTTTGAGTCCACAAGGAAAATGGTATTAAAGTTTCAAGAGGTGAGTCCTTGGACTACTTTTGGTCACGTATCTTGTAATGGCGCAATTATGGAAGCATTTGAAGGTGAAAGCAAATTGCATATTATTGATATTAGTAACACATATTGTACCCAATGGCCTACTTTGCTCGAAGCCCTAGCAACTCGCACTGATGAGACACCACACTTGAAGTTAACCACCGTAGTGGCTAGCAAAAGTAGTGGTAATAATATTGGTTTAACTAGTACAGGAGGTTTAGCTTCAGTTCATAAGGTAATGAAAGAAATTGGTAACAGAATGGAAAAATTTGCCAGGCTTATGGGAGTCCCATTTAAGTTTAATGTTATCCACCATGCTGGTGATTTATGTGACCTAAACTTAGCTGAATTGGATGTTAAAGATGATGAGGCTCTTGCTATCAACTGTGTTGGTGCTTTACACTCAATCACTCCAGCTTCTCGTCGCCGAGATTATGTTATATCTAGTTTTAGAACATTGCAACCAAGAATCATTactgttgttgaagaagaagctGATCTTGATGGTCTGGATTTTGTCAAGGGTTTTCAAGAATGTTTAAGATGGTTTAGGGTTTACTTTGAATCATTGGATGAGAGCTTTCCAAGAACCAGTAACGAACAGTTGATGCTTGAAAGAGCAGCAGGCCGCGCTATCGTTGACTTAGTGGCATGTCCTCCATCTGATTCGATCGAAAGGCGGGAAACAGCCACGCGCTGGTCTGGACGCCTCCATTCATGTGGTTTTAGTCCGATAATTTTCAGTGATGAGGTTTGTGATGATGTACGCGCCTTATTGAGGAGGTATAAGGAGGGTTGGTCAATGACACAGTGCGGGGATGCCGGAATATTCTTGTGCTGGAAGGAACAGCCGGTGGTGTGGGCTAGTGCATGGAGGCCCTGATTGATTGGTGATGgttttcacttttcacttttcacttttcttttcttttctttttcttttgtttttgcttttctccttgtatttttttttttcaaagttagtTTGAGTGATTGGCACGTTTGATGTGTTTATTTGGGCTCGTGCATGGATTAAGGATTGGAATAGTAAATGAAGTTAATCAATTTTCATTGATCTTTGTTTAAATATCATTTGCggttatttcttatttttatgaaaaatagctTTCTTAATCATCATATCATAGAAACGTTTTTAATTCAATGATGTAAACAAATTAGTTGAGCATGATTTATCTTTGGGgtaaataaatgatttaatttaggGAAGTTATTGGAGAATTATATTCTTGTTATTATGATATTGTGaggtgtttttaatttaaaaatacattagaatttttttttaattttttttaatactagtacattaaaattattaaaattatatttttcaaataaaacattacATTTACAGAGACTCAGTTCCTCCCACAGGAATATGAAACTTGTAATTATGAAATAGATTCTACTATCACGTGAGAGGAGAGTACAATTCTGagaataattctttttaattaagaatatttttttttcccccaaaGGGAGAGGTGGGCAGGGTCCAACTTTGCTTAGTCTCCAGCCTTAGTGTGCAATTAAGACAAAAGGCAGGTACTCCTAACCACCATTGGTATATGCTTAATTTAGATGGTTGGCTTgccctaatatatatatacaccttttatttttctcgatGAATTTTTATGTATAAGTCCAAAATTGAAATGGGTTTGGTATGTGGTGTAATATATAAAGTGATATCAGCTCAGATCAagggttttaaattaaatatcaagcAAGCATGCACTGCCTAAACTATAGAAAGGTCGTTATCAAATTAGGGTCCTAGGAATCTGAGGACGGCAACTGGGCTGGGCTATGTTTGGGAATCTCATAAAAAGTTGTTTAGTCATTAGATGCATGAAAAGGGTGTAGTGGCCAACATATGCGTCGTCTTGGTTTCTTCGGCCTAGGATCATCTTTCACAGGGCTTTAGCAAATACATGCCCCCACCACCAACTCTCTCTGTAAGGGACCAAAAACACTCCTTGGTGGTGGTCTCGTAACGTGAAGGAGGGGCTACTTTGGCCCACGAGAAggggaaaatattttaatgggaACTTCTTTTTAGGGTCCCCATCTTAATCTTTTGATGAGACTTGCCTCCTAGCTAGCTCCACGTTAATATAACCATCGCGTTTATACTGCcactccctttctctttaaaattacCCTTTTTCGTCTTTACGTGTGCTTTCAGTTGCCTGTAATATTTTAAAGGGTTTTGGATTGGCCCATACCTCCTTTACCTTTCATTCTACTATTGACTCCTCCGACCAGCTCGCTGTCGATCTTgatcgaatatatatatatttcatgggACAGGTTCAAATGGCAACGAAAAGTCTAACGGACCAATTCCCACAATGCATTCGGCTTTATGACCTGACGATAAAGgtagagaaaaggaaaaggagatgattcccttctttttgttagaaatatatatatatatatatatatatatatatatatatatatatatatatatatatataaaatattgattttattttttatatgaaagccAATATATTAAAGAAGGAGCAGCAGCCAAAAAGAAAATGGCTAGAGCAAGCAgaatacaattaattaattaattaccagtTCTTTTAGTATATGATCAATACTGCATGTCTTCCTGGATAGCTAATGCATATTATTAGAACATGAGGTAattttttagggaaaaacaaCACTTCCTTATTcttctttgtagtttttttaaatacactTATAAAAGATTTAGCTTTATTATCTAAATAATAAAGTTCTTCCATCTCATCTCCTACCCAATACAACCTCATCCATCAAATAACCATTTAATTCTTATTGATCGAGCAATCGGTTTGATGATCTATTCGCTGCATTTTGGTGCTCCAACATATTGTTGTACAATTGTTTAAGCAATATCTCTCTAGTTCTACCATTTATAAGGCTtttctaaactctttttctatcatattattatttcattttacccttaattattttttattactgttGTTTGTTGCcaagttaatgattttttaaaaaaatatataaggatcaaagtaaaaaatgaagctattttttattgtatttacaattgaaataacacaaatatttaCTTAGGAaacttatacaaaaaataaaattccttttttaaaaaaagcttttacTAAAATCCCAAACTTGTTTGTTAAACCTCATATTTAT
This window contains:
- the LOC133673357 gene encoding protein SHORT-ROOT, whose amino-acid sequence is MDTLFRLVSLQQQSEQSFNSTSRTSSSSRSSRQNNNHHHHHYQQEDEECFNFFMDEEDFSSSSSKHYYPPYHHHHQQQQHQHQTTTTTPTTTTTNTSTPSTHHVLDSADFSFSPSHDLNFEFSGKWVTDILLESAHAIADKNSTRLQQLMWMLNELGSPYGDTEQKLASYFLQALFSRMNDSGDRCYRTLASASEKTCSFESTRKMVLKFQEVSPWTTFGHVSCNGAIMEAFEGESKLHIIDISNTYCTQWPTLLEALATRTDETPHLKLTTVVASKSSGNNIGLTSTGGLASVHKVMKEIGNRMEKFARLMGVPFKFNVIHHAGDLCDLNLAELDVKDDEALAINCVGALHSITPASRRRDYVISSFRTLQPRIITVVEEEADLDGLDFVKGFQECLRWFRVYFESLDESFPRTSNEQLMLERAAGRAIVDLVACPPSDSIERRETATRWSGRLHSCGFSPIIFSDEVCDDVRALLRRYKEGWSMTQCGDAGIFLCWKEQPVVWASAWRP